Proteins co-encoded in one Opitutus terrae PB90-1 genomic window:
- the aroE gene encoding shikimate dehydrogenase, giving the protein MPTPTSFLHELVGCMSQGAAGNPTVAMIQAAFTHHQLPWRYINLEVAPADLPAAVHGALAMGFRGFNLSMPHKVAVIPLLAGLGESAKLIGAVNCVVRRDGAFVGENTDGKGFLTSLQTVIDPRGTNVVLFGAGGAARAIAIELALAGIRHLTIVNRAMDRGRGLVDALRAGTPTEVTFVPWSGNYVVPSDTQVLINATSIGLYAPEARVPVAVESLRPEMVVADVVFNPPNTRFLDEAAARGCTTLDGLGMLVNQGVIGVSYWTGVTPDAAVMRRALEQALGLAR; this is encoded by the coding sequence ATGCCGACGCCTACGTCTTTTCTCCACGAACTGGTTGGCTGCATGTCGCAGGGCGCCGCCGGCAACCCGACCGTCGCCATGATCCAGGCAGCATTTACGCACCACCAGCTGCCGTGGCGTTACATCAATCTCGAGGTCGCGCCTGCTGACCTGCCCGCCGCGGTCCACGGCGCTTTGGCGATGGGCTTTCGCGGCTTCAATCTCTCGATGCCGCACAAGGTCGCGGTCATCCCGCTCCTCGCTGGACTTGGCGAGTCGGCCAAGCTGATTGGGGCGGTCAACTGCGTCGTGCGCCGCGACGGCGCGTTCGTCGGCGAGAACACGGACGGGAAGGGTTTTCTCACGTCGCTCCAGACGGTGATCGATCCGCGCGGGACCAACGTGGTGCTGTTCGGCGCCGGCGGAGCGGCGCGCGCGATTGCGATCGAGCTCGCGCTCGCCGGGATTCGCCACCTTACGATCGTCAACCGCGCAATGGATCGCGGCCGCGGCCTGGTCGACGCGTTGCGCGCGGGCACGCCCACCGAGGTGACTTTCGTGCCGTGGAGCGGCAACTATGTTGTGCCCTCCGACACTCAGGTCCTCATCAATGCGACCTCGATCGGCCTCTACGCGCCCGAGGCCCGCGTGCCGGTCGCGGTGGAATCACTCCGGCCCGAGATGGTGGTGGCTGACGTGGTCTTCAACCCGCCCAACACCCGGTTCCTGGACGAGGCCGCCGCGCGCGGCTGCACCACGCTCGACGGACTGGGCATGCTGGTGAACCAAGGCGTGATCGGCGTCTCGTACTGGACCGGTGTCACCCCCGACGCTGCGGTGATGCGCCGCGCGCTGGAGCAGGCGCTCGGATTGGCGCGCTGA
- a CDS encoding DUF5060 domain-containing protein, whose product MRTVVWAGALVLGSVFCVSASGATRNLGSKTTFSGEQKQWHKVSLTFAGPSTSETNSVNPFTNYRLNVTFKHSASNRTLIVPGYFAADGNAANTGAVSGDKWRVDFTPDATGTWTYVASFRTGSNVAASTSATAGTATSFNGESGSFTIDPTDKTGADFRAKGRLREVGQHYLQHAGSKEYFIKSGAGSPENFLAFADFDNTSAGKKILHHYTAHLSAYRSGDPTWKSGKGKAIIGALNYLASKKVNSVYFLTMNIGGDGDDVFPFVSKTDRTRFDVSKLAQWEIVFSHMDKLGIMLNVVTQEQECDQLLDGGSLGNTRKIYYRELVARFGHHLGVTWNLGEENTNTDAQREAFADYLNALDPYFSLIAVHTYPSQRDTIYTGHLGSELISGASLQLESPSIVHEQTLKWVKKSAAAGSKWVVSVDELGPSSAGVVPDANDPAHETIVHRVLWGSLLAGGAGVEWYFGYNYPQTDLTLEDWKSRDKMWTLTQHAAQFMRDYMPLPLVANYDSITSSTSDYCFGKPGVAYAIYLPQGAITNITVPSGEGYTVHWYNPRAGGSLQTGTVKSIAGGTAAIGRPPTQQSEDWVALLRRTSGTTTGAPAPAPTEPTSTTAVTQLTLVNASTEKDLRALTNGSTITFGTDGKALNVRATTSGTVGSVAFILDGQTIQTENMAPYTLAGDSNGDYASWTPSVGTHVLKVVPYSGRDRTGNAGTALQVSFTVQSTATEDSSSAPVVSEPASGASVTKLTLINASTEKDLRALTNGSTITFGTDGKALNVRAETSGTVGSVAFILDGKTLRTENVAPYTLAGDGTGNYYSWTPSVGSHTLKVVPYSGKDRTGTAGTSLQVGFTVK is encoded by the coding sequence TTGCGAACTGTTGTGTGGGCCGGCGCGCTGGTGCTGGGCTCCGTCTTTTGTGTCTCTGCCTCGGGTGCGACCCGCAATCTGGGCAGCAAAACAACCTTTTCTGGTGAGCAGAAACAGTGGCACAAGGTGTCGCTGACCTTTGCCGGACCGTCCACGAGCGAGACGAATTCGGTCAACCCGTTCACCAACTATCGGCTGAACGTCACGTTCAAGCACAGTGCGTCGAATCGCACGTTAATCGTGCCGGGCTATTTTGCCGCGGACGGCAACGCCGCGAACACGGGCGCCGTCTCCGGCGACAAATGGCGCGTCGATTTCACGCCGGATGCGACCGGCACTTGGACCTACGTGGCGTCGTTCCGGACCGGCAGCAATGTCGCGGCCTCGACTTCGGCGACGGCGGGCACCGCCACGAGCTTCAACGGTGAGTCGGGCAGCTTCACGATCGATCCGACAGACAAGACCGGCGCGGATTTTCGCGCGAAAGGCCGGCTCCGGGAGGTGGGCCAACACTACCTGCAGCATGCGGGCTCCAAGGAATATTTCATCAAGTCCGGTGCCGGCAGCCCGGAGAATTTCCTCGCGTTTGCCGATTTCGACAACACCAGCGCCGGGAAGAAAATCCTCCATCACTATACCGCCCACCTGAGCGCCTACCGCTCGGGCGATCCGACCTGGAAGAGCGGGAAGGGGAAGGCGATCATCGGCGCGCTCAACTACCTCGCGAGCAAGAAGGTCAACTCGGTATATTTCCTGACCATGAACATCGGGGGCGACGGCGACGACGTGTTCCCGTTTGTCAGCAAGACGGACCGCACCCGGTTTGACGTGAGCAAGCTGGCCCAGTGGGAGATCGTGTTCTCGCACATGGACAAGCTCGGGATCATGTTGAACGTGGTCACGCAGGAGCAGGAGTGCGACCAGTTGCTTGACGGCGGTTCGCTGGGCAACACGCGCAAGATTTACTACCGCGAGCTGGTCGCCCGCTTTGGCCATCACCTCGGCGTCACGTGGAATCTCGGGGAGGAAAACACCAACACCGATGCACAGCGCGAGGCGTTCGCGGACTACCTCAACGCGCTCGATCCATACTTCAGCCTCATCGCGGTCCACACCTACCCGAGCCAACGCGACACGATCTATACCGGACATCTCGGCAGCGAGCTGATCAGCGGCGCGTCGCTGCAGCTGGAAAGTCCGTCGATCGTGCATGAGCAGACGCTCAAGTGGGTCAAGAAATCGGCGGCCGCCGGCTCCAAATGGGTCGTGTCGGTCGACGAGCTCGGGCCCTCGAGTGCGGGCGTGGTGCCGGATGCGAACGATCCGGCGCACGAGACGATCGTGCACCGCGTGCTGTGGGGCAGCCTGCTGGCGGGTGGCGCGGGCGTGGAGTGGTACTTTGGGTACAACTATCCGCAGACCGACCTGACGCTCGAGGACTGGAAGAGCCGCGACAAGATGTGGACGCTCACGCAGCATGCGGCGCAGTTCATGCGCGACTACATGCCGCTGCCGCTGGTGGCCAACTACGACAGCATCACCTCCTCGACCTCGGACTACTGCTTTGGCAAGCCCGGAGTCGCGTACGCGATCTATCTGCCGCAGGGGGCGATCACGAACATCACGGTCCCGTCAGGCGAGGGCTACACGGTGCATTGGTACAACCCGCGCGCCGGTGGCAGCCTGCAGACGGGGACAGTGAAGTCGATCGCGGGCGGCACCGCCGCCATCGGTCGGCCGCCGACGCAACAGAGCGAGGACTGGGTGGCGCTGCTGCGCCGAACCTCGGGCACCACGACGGGCGCTCCCGCCCCCGCCCCTACGGAGCCGACGAGCACGACCGCGGTGACCCAGCTGACGCTGGTCAACGCGAGCACCGAAAAGGACCTCCGCGCGCTCACCAACGGCAGCACGATCACGTTCGGCACCGATGGCAAGGCACTCAACGTGCGCGCGACGACCAGCGGCACGGTCGGCAGCGTGGCGTTCATCCTCGACGGCCAGACGATCCAGACGGAGAATATGGCTCCGTACACGCTCGCAGGCGACAGCAACGGCGACTATGCGTCGTGGACCCCATCGGTCGGTACGCACGTGCTGAAAGTGGTGCCCTATTCCGGCCGGGACCGGACGGGCAATGCGGGGACCGCGCTGCAGGTGAGCTTCACCGTGCAATCGACGGCCACCGAAGACTCGTCGTCGGCGCCGGTGGTCAGCGAGCCCGCCAGCGGTGCGAGTGTGACCAAGCTGACGTTGATCAACGCCAGCACGGAAAAGGACCTCCGGGCGCTCACCAACGGCAGCACGATCACGTTCGGCACCGATGGCAAGGCACTCAACGTCCGCGCGGAAACCAGCGGCACGGTCGGCAGCGTGGCGTTCATCCTCGACGGCAAAACCCTGCGGACGGAGAACGTCGCTCCTTACACGCTGGCGGGCGACGGCACTGGCAACTACTATTCGTGGACGCCGTCGGTCGGGTCGCACACGCTGAAAGTGGTGCCGTACTCCGGCAAGGATCGCACCGGCACCGCCGGGACGTCCCTGCAGGTGGGTTTCACGGTGAAGTAA
- a CDS encoding PQQ-binding-like beta-propeller repeat protein: MPISPACVRPWRGSRGLTIAWTMLALVVPAALGAQAMFRGDPAHSGRSGETGPATLKGVKWTVKTGGPVVSSPVLVDGTLYVGSDDGSLYAVEAGSGATKWKFATEGYVRSTPAIVDGTAYFGSYDGFIYAVDAATGQLRWKFETAGERKFSAKGLHGSRPKQQVIADAWDCYLSSPTVVDGRVHVGSGDGHVYALDARSGELRWKFATQDVVHASPAVVDGVVYVGSWDTFLYALDATNGALKWKFKTGEDPENHNQEGIQSSPTVVEGVVYFGCRDFHLYAVEAQTGTQRWKHKITWINATPTVRDGRVYASTSIPSMFFALDAQTGEEVYRVELGAPAFSSPTLAGDLAFVGSFNGRLYAVDLAGRKIAWVYETDAAKANVRQALTPEGQLNSPVLFPSRFFEKMTVAVDHLLASGAILSSPAVEQGRVYFGSADGAIYALE; encoded by the coding sequence ATGCCTATTTCCCCCGCCTGTGTCCGGCCTTGGCGTGGCAGCCGCGGCCTAACGATCGCATGGACGATGCTCGCGCTGGTGGTTCCGGCGGCCTTGGGCGCGCAAGCGATGTTCCGCGGTGATCCCGCGCACAGCGGCCGAAGCGGGGAGACCGGTCCAGCCACGTTGAAAGGCGTGAAATGGACCGTGAAAACCGGGGGTCCCGTCGTGTCGTCGCCGGTGCTGGTCGACGGCACGCTCTACGTGGGAAGCGACGATGGTTCGCTCTATGCCGTGGAGGCCGGGTCGGGGGCGACAAAGTGGAAGTTTGCGACCGAAGGTTATGTTCGTTCGACGCCCGCGATCGTCGACGGCACGGCCTACTTTGGCAGCTATGACGGCTTCATTTACGCGGTGGACGCGGCTACCGGACAGTTGCGGTGGAAATTCGAGACGGCGGGCGAGCGAAAGTTTTCCGCGAAAGGCCTGCATGGCAGCCGCCCGAAGCAGCAGGTCATCGCCGACGCCTGGGACTGCTATTTGTCGTCGCCGACGGTCGTGGACGGGCGCGTGCACGTCGGCAGCGGGGACGGTCACGTCTATGCGCTCGACGCGCGAAGTGGGGAACTGCGGTGGAAATTCGCCACGCAGGACGTCGTGCATGCTTCGCCGGCGGTCGTCGATGGCGTGGTCTACGTGGGCAGCTGGGACACGTTTCTGTACGCGTTGGACGCGACGAACGGGGCGCTGAAATGGAAATTCAAAACCGGCGAGGATCCGGAGAACCACAATCAGGAAGGCATTCAATCCTCGCCGACGGTGGTGGAGGGCGTGGTGTATTTCGGCTGTCGCGATTTCCACCTTTACGCGGTGGAGGCGCAGACCGGGACACAGAGGTGGAAACACAAGATCACCTGGATCAACGCCACTCCGACGGTGCGCGACGGCCGGGTGTATGCGTCGACCTCGATCCCCTCGATGTTCTTCGCGCTCGATGCGCAGACCGGCGAGGAGGTTTATCGCGTGGAACTCGGCGCGCCGGCGTTCTCTTCCCCGACGCTGGCCGGTGATCTCGCGTTCGTGGGCTCGTTCAACGGCCGGCTCTATGCGGTGGATCTCGCCGGACGGAAGATCGCATGGGTATACGAGACCGATGCGGCGAAGGCGAACGTGCGTCAGGCGCTGACCCCCGAGGGGCAGCTGAATTCTCCGGTGCTGTTTCCCTCGCGCTTCTTCGAGAAGATGACCGTGGCGGTGGATCATCTGCTGGCGTCCGGCGCCATCCTGTCTTCGCCGGCGGTGGAGCAGGGGCGGGTCTATTTCGGCAGCGCTGACGGCGCCATTTACGCGCTCGAGTGA
- a CDS encoding SLC13 family permease translates to MTLSIALLLGLIVVALVLFSFEWVSSDVVALGLLLALILTGLLPVKEAFAGFGSETVLMIFALLVMTSALVKTGMVDLVAQAILRHAGTRFTALFAVILLTVAGLSAFISNTAAAALFLPIVLGLAAKAKVSPSRLLMPVAFASILTSSVTLISTSTNLVVSGLMTRAGLAPLRMFELAPVGIPIAVVGLAYMFFIGRKLIPDRAPASGLLDQFGVRSYITEVLVLPDSPLVHKTLAESNLGRDLDLEIVRVLRKPDVSLWPRRNMTLRAGDVLLVRGAREDVLKVKDTAGIEIRPDVELSDPDLRAEDTQLVEALVVPRSPMVGRTLRLIGLRERYRVQVLAINRHGRNLLEKLSHTLLRVGDVLLVQGRPQDLARLSEDNMVSVLNAVNERRIDRPRAWRATIIFAGSLALATFSVLPLPVAVLLGAFAIFLTRCISPTDAYRDMEWRAVILIACMLALGEAMMRTGTATYLAQHVATWTANFSPGWLLGGFFVLTVALTQPMSNQAAAAVLLPIAVQTATHAGLNPRAFAIMIAVAASCSYLTPLEPACLMVYGPGHYRFIDFVRVGAPLTLLLFLIALVLVPRTWPLL, encoded by the coding sequence GTGACTCTCTCCATCGCCCTGCTCCTCGGCTTGATCGTCGTCGCGCTGGTGTTGTTTTCATTCGAGTGGGTGTCGAGCGACGTGGTCGCGCTCGGGCTGCTCCTTGCCCTCATCCTTACCGGACTGCTGCCCGTGAAGGAGGCCTTCGCCGGCTTCGGCAGCGAAACCGTGCTCATGATTTTCGCGCTGCTCGTGATGACCTCGGCCCTGGTGAAAACCGGCATGGTCGATCTCGTGGCGCAGGCGATTCTCCGTCACGCCGGCACGCGGTTCACCGCCCTGTTCGCCGTCATCCTGCTCACCGTGGCCGGCCTGAGCGCCTTCATCAGCAACACCGCGGCCGCCGCGCTGTTTCTGCCGATCGTCCTCGGCTTGGCCGCCAAGGCGAAGGTCTCGCCCTCCCGCCTGCTGATGCCGGTCGCCTTCGCCTCGATCCTCACCAGTTCGGTGACGCTGATCAGCACCTCCACCAATCTCGTGGTCAGCGGACTTATGACCCGGGCCGGGCTGGCGCCCTTGCGCATGTTTGAACTCGCGCCGGTCGGCATCCCGATCGCCGTCGTCGGCCTCGCCTACATGTTCTTCATCGGGCGCAAGCTCATCCCCGACCGCGCGCCCGCGAGCGGGTTGCTCGATCAATTCGGCGTCCGTTCCTACATCACCGAGGTGCTCGTGCTGCCCGATTCGCCGCTCGTCCACAAAACCCTCGCCGAATCCAACCTCGGTCGGGATCTGGACCTCGAGATCGTCCGGGTCCTGCGCAAGCCCGACGTCTCGCTCTGGCCCCGGCGCAACATGACGCTGCGCGCCGGCGACGTCCTGCTCGTCCGCGGCGCGCGGGAAGACGTGCTGAAGGTCAAGGATACCGCCGGCATCGAGATCCGGCCCGATGTGGAGCTGTCGGATCCCGATCTCCGCGCCGAAGACACGCAGCTCGTCGAGGCCCTGGTCGTGCCGCGCTCGCCCATGGTGGGTCGCACGCTCCGCCTGATCGGCCTGCGCGAACGCTATCGCGTGCAGGTGCTCGCGATCAACCGCCATGGCCGCAACCTGCTCGAGAAACTCAGCCACACACTCCTGCGCGTGGGCGACGTGCTGCTGGTGCAGGGCCGGCCGCAGGATCTCGCCCGCTTGTCCGAGGACAACATGGTGAGCGTCCTCAATGCGGTGAACGAGCGCCGCATCGACCGGCCCCGGGCCTGGCGCGCGACGATCATCTTCGCCGGCTCGCTGGCGCTGGCCACCTTCAGTGTTCTGCCCCTCCCGGTCGCCGTCCTGCTCGGCGCCTTCGCGATTTTCCTCACGCGCTGCATCTCCCCGACCGACGCGTATCGCGACATGGAGTGGCGTGCGGTCATCCTCATCGCCTGCATGCTCGCGCTGGGCGAGGCGATGATGCGCACCGGCACCGCCACTTATCTGGCCCAGCACGTCGCCACGTGGACCGCCAACTTCTCCCCGGGCTGGCTGCTCGGCGGATTCTTCGTTCTCACCGTCGCGCTCACCCAGCCCATGTCGAACCAGGCCGCCGCCGCCGTCCTGTTGCCGATCGCGGTCCAGACCGCGACGCATGCCGGACTGAACCCGCGCGCGTTCGCGATCATGATCGCGGTGGCCGCCAGCTGTTCGTATCTCACGCCACTCGAACCGGCGTGCTTGATGGTCTACGGTCCCGGGCACTATCGCTTCATCGATTTCGTGCGGGTCGGCGCCCCGCTCACTCTCCTCCTCTTCCTGATTGCGCTGGTCCTCGTTCCGCGCACCTGGCCGTTGCTGTAA